The genome window CAGTGGTCTACGCAACCATCCTGGCGTTCATCCTCAGCTTCCTCGACCGCGAATCGTGGATGACGCCGAAGCGGATCTGGGAGGCGTTGGCTGCCGGCGCGCACGGCGCGCTGTCCGTCATTCCCGTGATGGCCGCGGCGGGCCTGATCGTGGGCATCATGACGCTGACCGGCCTGGGCCTGAAACTGGCGAACATCATTGTGGACTTTGCCGGCGGCTCACTGTTCCTTACGGCACTGTTCTCGGCGATCTCCGTGATCCTGCTCGGCCTGGCAGTTCCGGTGACAGCGAGCTTCATCATCTCCTGGGTGATCATCGGCCCTGCCCTGCAGGACGTCGGGGTGCCCGCCTTCGCAGCGGCGATGTTCATCTTCTACTACTCGGTCCTCAGCGAAGTGTCCCCGCCCACCGCGCTCAGCCCGTTCGCGGCGTCGGCCATCACCGGCGGCAAGCCGATCAAGACCATGTGGCTCACCTGGCGGTACACGCTTTCGGCATTCCTGGTGCCGTTCGTGTTCGTGCTGTCGGGCCCGGGCATCGGCCTGCTGATGCAGGGCGGGGTCGGCACGGTGTTGCTGGCGCTGGTTGTTTCGGCGGTCGCCGTCGCTGCCCTTGCCGTCGCCACCGGCGGCTGGGTGCTGGGGCCGGCCAACGTCGTCGAGCGCGTGCTGATCGGGCTCGGTTCGCTGCCGCTGTTGGTGATGGAGCCGATGTACATCGGGATCGGCGCGGCGCTGATCGCCGTCGGGCTGGTGCTGCATGTGATCCGGGTGAAGAGAAATCAGCACAAGCACAAGGACAGCACGAAGGACGCCACGACGACGGCGGCGGAGACCCGCGCGCCCAGGACCGCCTCGTGAGCGTGCTGTGACCGAACCGCTGTCCGGACGGCCTGTCACCACCCTGCTGCAGGCCGTCTCCGTCACCACCACCGGGGTACTGCCGGCGTTCCTGCTGGGCGCGCTGGCAGTACAGATCCGCGACGACCTCGACCTGGGGCCGGCGCAGATGGGCATCGCCGCGGCAATCCTGTTTGCGGTGTCCGGGACGCTCGCCCGTCCCCTGGGCGGGGTTGTGCAGCGAATGGGTGCCGGACGGGGCATGGTTCTCTCGGCCGCGCTGGCCACCGTGGCTCTGGCCGGTGCCGGTGCAGCCCCTACTTTCCCTGTCCTGGTGGCTGCCCTGTTCATCGGCGGACTGGCCAACGCCACCGCACAACCTTCGGCGAACCTCGGTATCTCGCGGAGTATCGGCAGCAACCGGTTGGGCCTGGCCTTCGGTGTGAAGCAGTCGTCGATCCCGGCGGCGTCGCTGCTGGGCGGGCTGGCCGTTCCCGGCATCGCACTGGTGCTCGGCTGGCGGTACGCGTTCTTTGCAGGCGCCGTGCTGGCACTGTGCCTGGCCGGGTGGGCCCTTCTTCGGGGGCAGGCGCAGGGAACCACGACGGCGGTAGGCGAAGCAAGGGACCGCGGCACCCCCCGCGGCGGCCTGGTGGTGCTGACCATCGGTGC of Arthrobacter sp. JZ12 contains these proteins:
- a CDS encoding CynX/NimT family MFS transporter, with the protein product MTEPLSGRPVTTLLQAVSVTTTGVLPAFLLGALAVQIRDDLDLGPAQMGIAAAILFAVSGTLARPLGGVVQRMGAGRGMVLSAALATVALAGAGAAPTFPVLVAALFIGGLANATAQPSANLGISRSIGSNRLGLAFGVKQSSIPAASLLGGLAVPGIALVLGWRYAFFAGAVLALCLAGWALLRGQAQGTTTAVGEARDRGTPRGGLVVLTIGAGLAAAAATSLGVFLVDSMVQAGIAPGTAGLIFAGAAVLGLGIRILLGTLMDRMPTRSPYVLMANLLVAGVVGYLLLSVGTPALMVAGTLLAYSAGWTWPGLLHFAVVRDNRLAAASATGVVQTGLSLGAAGGPLLFGLLVSATSYSTAWVVAGVVALAAALTFRIARRMIRKSRGLPVPNLFSIRNRFTPSVKETS